aaaattaattaatcgtTATAAATTGTATACAAATATTATCTTTGCAATATTCAAAATACTATTCTGAAATACGGGGCACAACAACGAGTTATTAGTCTAGGAATTACAagctaatataataattaaaaaaaaaaataccctagcACAACCATGAGCCATCTCTCGTTGCGCGTGTGTGTGCAGGCAGCTTGTGATCTAGATCCGTAAATCCTAATGGAAATGAGAATAACTTGATAGAACTCAGGTCCTATACATTTTACAACCAAATGAGAATAACTATAAGGACTTGTTGCAATATTTATGAACTATAAGGACTGGATATAACTTTTACTGAAAAATCTCACCAGCTTCTTCCTCGTACCACCCCCTAGCCTCAAAACATCATTAAACCAATCATTTCCATTTTCTAAACAACATTAAAAGGCATTTTAAAACTCTAATTAAACACAAGAATATTAAATCCTAACTTTAAAATCCAATATTTCCAAGCCTCATAGAACCTAAATTATATAAGATCGTTGACATTTTACTTCTGAAAAGAACTTCTCGGCAATAGGAACCCCTCCATTGAGATTTATCTATCACAAACCAAGGGAGAACCGATCAACGTTGATCAATTCAATACTGATAGAACATCATTTCCGTCCTCCTAATTACcatccatttaaaattttattacaatTTATTAATGTACATGATCAACGTTTAAACTTGGAAACAAATATGAAGCACAAACGAGATTAAAAGAATACCTCTCAACTGAGTTTTCACGGGAAGAAACTGCCATTCCTTTGATGTGAAGCCTCAGACAACAAAAGGGACTGCTCTCTTTGAGATACATGAAGAAATCCTGTCCTTCTTCAAGTGCGTGTTGAACAAGAGGTCTAGGCGCTGAAGATATATGAAAGACAATCTATAGAAGGGGAGCAAAGTATACGGGGATGACTAACCATGTTAATCACGGACCTCCACAGAGGTGTTTCAATGTCAAGTTATTAGTACGGCGGGGGCTCTACACTACAGCAGTCAGCAGCCTGCACAAAGATTATTTTTTCCCTGGTTAATTCCTGATTcctctgtttatttatttatttattttaatatgcatggatttttttaaggaaaaaaaaaaacctagctgtcattctttcaattctaacatataattttatccttctcTTTTCGACTATAACTCTGCAATAGCTTGAATTATACTCGAATATGTCtggaaagacaaaaaaatcgaAAGTGCCAGTTCCAAATAGCAATTTTCAGATAATGCATCATCAAATATAACTTCGATTTTAGATAACACGTTCCGATCATAGAATACACTTTTGATAATTGCATTTTTCTTAAGTGATTGTtccaatattttaataatattacataTCCAACGTTTTAGTTAAATGTAATGTAATGCCACAGCCCCTAGAACCAAATTGATATCGTCGATTATGAGCCCACGCGCTTGATATCAACCCAGAAGCAGCTTCAAGGTGAAGATACATAATTTCACGTGGAAAAGAATTATTCAGGTAAATCATAATCCTTCTAGTTACCAAAGAAATTATTCAAGCAGCAGGTTTCACAGCAGCTTCCTGCATATCAAGTTCTTCCAGAGCTGTCCACAACTTTGGATCTTCATAATCGTTTATAATAATTGTAGGCTTTGCCTCCATCAATAGATGCTCTGGATTTCTGGTAGTTAAACCAACGACAGGCATCCCGGCTGCCACTCCAGCTTTTATGCCTGAAACAGAATCCTAACCAAGGAAAAACAGAACACAAATTTAGGAAAATCTAGCAAGCTGCAGAAGCTTAGAAAATAACGCTGCCAGGAAGAAGGCTGACCTCGCACACAAAGGTATGGTCCTTTGACACCTTGAGCACTTCAAGAGCCTTCAAGTAGGGTTCTGGGTGTGGTTTGGCGTGCTCACAATCATCCCCAAGGATAACAGCATCAAAAAAATCAGAGAGGCCCAGAAGTGAGATCATAAGTTCAGCATTTGCTCTTGGAGCATTGGTAACTGCAGCCCGTTTCAGCCCATGATCTTCAACCcatttcttcaatttatatATGCCATTTACAGGCTTCAGTTGCTCAGATGCCAATCTGTTTGCATAGAATAAGTTATATGGTTTAACCAAGCGAAAATCTCAACACATGAACTGAAACTAGCAGGTGATCTACCTTCGAAACATCGCTTCCTTATCGTCCATGAATTTTAAGCCTCGTTGGAGATCATCAGGAAAGAGGAGCAAAGCAATATCCTCATTATGCTTCCCGGCAATATTCTTAACAAAGAATTCCTCTGTAATTGGGACCCCATCATTGAAACTTATCTGGTAGACAACGCAATGTGATTAAGTCTCTAATCtggattaattttcaaaaatatagcTAAAGTGAAAGGTGATATGTCTCTATCAATTAGACAACATGATTTGAGATATTCTCACCACCTTAAGGAAAGAACATGTTCTCTTACACTTTTCCATGGTGTGATGCAAGTGTGTAAAAGAAACATTAAGATCACAACATATTCAAGACCTGATTTTTTCGCATAGACGCATTACCTCTTGAAGCATTTCTCGGAAGGCATAGTAGTGGAGGGGATCTGAATCGCACAGAGTCCCATCAACATCAAATAGTACCCCTTCCAATGGAGCAAGCTTGGAGAGAGAAAATTTACTGCTTAAAGACAACAGCATGAGATTATGATCCAACAATAAAGAATCCCAAAccacaaaaaacacaaagcttTTATCTTGACAAGTCTGGCACCAGCTTATCTGCCAGCTACTTAGGCATCGAAATAGCATCAAGAACCAGTGTCAAAACCATTCTTCCACTAGATTTGAGTCACTTTTTCGTCATTCAAGTTTATTCACTTTCTTCCAATATTACATGATTTgacaaaggaaaaaataaagaataaacttttccatttcagtttgtttttttcagGTCCAACTCTGTGATAATAGCATAAAAGCATAATCAACCATGGAACTGGATGATGTTGACTCCTAACTATTGCACCCAGGTTTGGTGTTAACTTTCAAGTAATAACAGGAAAGTTGCTTGCAGCAATCCATTTCCAGCCTAAAATTGAAAACCTCTAGCTAAAAGCATCAAAAGCCATAGTTCCTGATAAGTCATTGTGAGAAGAACCATAGAGTTGATGCATACATATTTGGGGCTGGCTGTCAGGGGAAACATATAAAACCAGCACACTAGCACAAGCTCACATCTTCAGATGAGCCTAACTGTTAGACCTTAGGCCGAAAATACTCCTTCGATAAGTTAAAAATCAGGGGTGGTGGATACAATTTAGCAATTGCATATGAATACTCAACTTCAATAAGTTGTGCCCTAAATACTCCTTCAATAAGTTTGTATCAAATAGtgaatattattatatcaacaGAAACTAGGCTGCCAGACTAATGTTGCCCTTTTTTGACATTTCAGCCATAatcctttaatatttcttcTTAAACGTCAATGCAGAGAGCAGCCATGACCCTTGATCATGATAATTCCACAACCATAATTCCGCTCTCTTTTTTGATGAATTATACCGACATCATTGTCACAAGAAAAATGAGgcaaagaggggggggggggggcattgCCTTGTCAAACTCGGTATATTCAGAGCAATGCATGTGATAACAGCAAACAGATCGCAGAAAAACCAATACATATATGATGGCTCTTAAGAAAgcaattatgaaaatgaagtcCAACAAACCAGGAAGATAGCCATAAGCTAGAGAGATCATAACtccgagaaaaataaaagagaagaacacGATGATGATGATCCAACCAAACATTTAAAAGAAGccaataaaatacaaataggAAGAAAGAGAGATGAGAAAAACTGACGTATCAGAAACAGACATGATTTGATGCCCTTGGAAATACAGAagcctctctctcttcttttggtcttgaaaaacaacaaatgcCTTTGGCAACGATGTTGTCAAAGGTCGTTAATTTAAAGAGAGAACCAATGAGGAGATTCCAGACCAGCTGGCTACTTGCCTGTCATTTGCATTTGTTCTTCTGTTATTTGCCCACGTGACCCTTatctctattattattattattattattattatagccCCCGAAGTTTTCTACGAATGTTGATTGATCTCTCCTTTTCCTAATTTCTTTGGATTATAggcaattataatttatttttttaccgaaTAATCTTCTTCAAGTAAGTTGTTATTAATTAGTTGAAAGATCTCATAGAGCACCGAGTGAATCCATTAAGATTATTGTTGAAATTCTtggatatataaatatttggaaaaattaatttattaaacttacTCACACccaacttgatttttcttctgaaataattaaaatatagtaaTTGTTAGTGAAAAGTACCAGgagaaattcaataaaattagcGTTGTTTAGAAACAATTCAATCTTTGAGAAAGATATTTATGCCATTATTGTATagttgaaaatactaaaattttcttgtaagaaaaatacccgataaaatgtatttttatgaaaattacttgacatttgaaaaaaattaaaaatattttatttctacgtgataattaaatttaaaaggcatgtaaagaaattaaattaatttaattaaaaattaaaatatcaaaataaaataattgtctttttttttaatcaatgaatCATATTAAGAGGTTTTACAAGTGTTGCCATtattaatacaaatatttttttcctgtttattatctcaaataattttttatttatttaattatgtgtataatatgaaatttttaatttatactctgaatatttatatatataaaaaaattatatcgaAAAAAGCTTTCATATAcaaatttttaataagaaaataaatatcgCCCGTGAGcgcaattgtttttcaattagagcacataatataatataacaaaagGGCCTAATCAGGCTGGTTTGCCGAGGCAGGCCCGCACATGGCCCTAACAACATGAGCCAGGCAACAGCCCAAATTACCCGCATTCAATGAGCCGATTATCACATTAAGAACACCCTTCTGGGCCTAGGTGAAGGAGGCCATAGCAATCATGTCCAGATTCTTAACAATGGAACATTTATACTGTTTATGGATTGCTTTGTAATAGCTTtgtgattgtaattttaaaaaaattatttttataaaaaactatttttagttaaggttgatttgatatttaaatatattttttttttggtcgaataaaaaatagtttaatgtgtttggttaaaaatacttttcaaattaaggttataaaataactaaaaaatatatatatatatatatatatataataatgatttttaatttaaatattgtagatttaactaccactattacataattaaataaataatactttatatcaaatattttttattatttcattaatttatctaCAATTTTATCACAtataaaattcatccgataagaactataATTTTCATGGCATTTTAAATGTgcaacaaaatcaggtaaaatatcatcagaaacaaaattgaaattgcgatcaaattccacaaatacTACGTTATCATACGATGcccttctaatttatatagtattattaaataatattaaatactaatttttcaagtaaaatataatttaaaaaaaaaaacctatcagGTCAAATGCAGTCTAATAAATAGTTAAGACATTATTCACATGAATAATACCAAATAAGATTTATTTgtactgttcacgtgaacaataccTAAGTGAATTATCACCTGGTATATAAACGTGGCTTCTCACAAACCGGTGCTGTCAACGGATCCCACATacacaataatttatattttaatgtttccaaatatattatttaaatggtTTGCTTTAAAAGTTGCCGCAACCGAGTAAACAACAGTCCTCCAAGAGTTAAAATTACGTCTCCTGGAGGATGGTGGGGGCGATCATTAGGGTTTAAACAAACAAGTTTAGGGTTCCAAGGAcggaaacatataaaaaaacttcagAGCTCCAACATGATTTCATGATTACATCTAACCTATGCAACTTCTCATCAGACTTGTATTTCTCATGCATGATATGAGGGGTCCATCAAACACCAGCTCGCATCCCCTGAAAGGCACTGcacaaattgttttaaaaccttTTGAGTCCATTTTACTCCGGCTTGCTGAAACTAGTGCTTTCCATGTCATGGCTGATGTAGTTCCATGGAGTATGGACTCTCTTCCTGCCAGTCTGCGTTGGTGTGCTGCCTACGCATCTTCTCCGCCTGTCAAGAACTGTGCAGTCAGCTCGGCTAAATTCCTGAGCTCAAGAAACACGAGTCGCACATCAGAGCTTGGTAAGATCAAGTACCGTTGATCAGGAAAACTGAGGGTACTGCACTGAACTCAGGTTTTCAATTCTTTCCAAGAGATAACGTTGTTGAATTCTCTGGAGCGCATTAAGAAATAGAAATGTCAGAGTATGCCGGTCATTTCAGCGGTCTTCATCTCAGTATGCTTTTCTTATTGCTCAAACTCAAACTAGCTTCAATCCATGTCACCCTTTTCAGTTGAGCAACACCattctttattatatatttggTATCAGATACttttcgaaatattttttaattgaaaaataaattaaaattatattattttttatttttaatatcagcatattttttcaagtaaaatatacttTGTAAAGCATGTTATaatgcaaaaaacaaacaccCTATAGATTTCTAGTGTTTCCGTGCAGATTCCAACCCAGAGAAATCAAAGACGGTGACCGGTGAGAACACCAATAGATGCCTAACCCAAGGGCTCTTTGGTGGAAATCCACCAAACTGTCCCCTTCATTTTACCAATCTCTCACGCCAAATTGTTTTGAAGTATCCAATATTTGAATTCAATATTCAGGCCAATTACAACCAACCctccgagagagagagagagagagagagagagatcatcaTGGCCGAGCAGCCTGTATGTGTGAATCAGCTAACGTATATTTCCAATAATGCATTATCTCTAACATGATTTTGACAGGACAACGGTAAAAAGCTGCTAGATTTTCTATGGTGAAAGCAGAATAAATCGCGATTAGAAATTCTTGCTAGAGAATTAATTATAATCCGGATACTTTTTGCTAATTCCGAAGACTTCACCAAGTCGAATTTTCAAACGAGAGATTGCAGTTTTCTATATTTTACCAAAACAAGTAATTCCAAGTCTAAGAAGGTACCTATGAAACACCCGTAACAGATTTCCACGCGttgaaaatattgtttatgtgaatGTCAAACTTGGCAAAGTTCACCAAACTAAAGAATATGGGAGGCTGTTTTTGCTATAAATACTACAAACCTTGTTCATTGCATGCATTACCACCTCATCTTCTTTGCTTTTATTATCTCCTCTCTTTGTATCCAATAATGGCTCCTTCTCTGCGGTTCCTTTTGTTCCTTTCAGCAACCTTGTTCTTTATGCAGACTCTGGCGGAGGCTGCAACATGTAGCGACTGTTTCACTCATTCTCGGGCAGCTTACTATCCAAATTCTGATGAAAATGGAACAGATAGTAAGAGACCTCTACTAAAATATGacaagaataaaaacaattaaattatctgTGCACTTATTACCAATTGAGCATGCATTCTTATGAGTCTCTTTTCATGAATTGCAGCTGGCAGATGTGGATATGGTTCATTTGGAGCAACACTGAATGGTGGAGATGTAGCGGCCGCATCTAACCTCTACCGTGATGGTGTCGGTTGTGGTGCTTGCTATCAGGTATCAATTAAAAGCATCATGATTGCAAACCAGCTTGtaacccaaaaaaagaagaagaattgcaaacatacatttttttttcctgctgtaGCATTACATGGCATGATTCTGTTATTGGTTCTCTTTAAGCGTCGAAATACTCACCATAATGGTTTACTGAACCAGGTAAGGTGCACCAACAGTTACTATTGCACTGACAACGG
This region of Populus alba chromosome 3, ASM523922v2, whole genome shotgun sequence genomic DNA includes:
- the LOC118062887 gene encoding haloacid dehalogenase-like hydrolase domain-containing protein Sgpp, translating into MSVSDTKFSLSKLAPLEGVLFDVDGTLCDSDPLHYYAFREMLQEISFNDGVPITEEFFVKNIAGKHNEDIALLLFPDDLQRGLKFMDDKEAMFRRLASEQLKPVNGIYKLKKWVEDHGLKRAAVTNAPRANAELMISLLGLSDFFDAVILGDDCEHAKPHPEPYLKALEVLKVSKDHTFVCEDSVSGIKAGVAAGMPVVGLTTRNPEHLLMEAKPTIIINDYEDPKLWTALEELDMQEAAVKPAA